The following proteins are co-located in the Paenibacillus sp. JNUCC32 genome:
- a CDS encoding RNA polymerase sigma factor, producing the protein MNRLELEYLKQMTVMDSQTLDKIMNEYGNDVWNYAYFLTKQHALADDIAQEAFIKAYYGIHTFRGQATLKTWLLTITRHTAFRYKQAFFFRKVILKDKLTASSSSRSAEAEYWDEQYTDEIWAMIMTLPSKLREVLVLDLYYEMPMHEIAKLLHIAIGTVKSRLHRARKKVQKLMKEKNDE; encoded by the coding sequence GTGAATCGGTTGGAGCTCGAATACTTAAAGCAGATGACGGTCATGGACAGCCAGACGCTGGATAAAATCATGAATGAATATGGAAACGATGTGTGGAATTATGCGTATTTTTTGACCAAACAGCATGCCTTGGCAGACGATATTGCACAAGAAGCCTTTATTAAGGCCTATTACGGCATACATACCTTTCGCGGTCAGGCGACGCTGAAAACGTGGCTGCTAACGATCACGCGACATACGGCGTTTCGGTACAAACAGGCTTTTTTCTTTCGGAAAGTCATCCTTAAAGACAAGCTTACCGCCAGTTCGTCAAGCCGGTCAGCGGAAGCGGAATATTGGGACGAGCAGTATACGGATGAAATATGGGCAATGATTATGACTTTGCCGAGCAAGCTTAGGGAAGTATTGGTCCTGGACCTATACTATGAAATGCCGATGCATGAGATTGCGAAGCTGCTTCATATTGCGATAGGCACTGTAAAATCCAGATTGCATCGGGCCAGGAAAAAAGTACAAAAACTAATGAAGGAGAAGAACGATGAGTGA
- a CDS encoding tail fiber protein, giving the protein MGAFGGLIQTNKGRNLQAKAETGTQLKFTRMGIGDGQLSGQSIPSMNRLISEKKSLPITRLKTQLPAQAIVGAVLSNQDVTTGFHFREMGIFAEDPDEGEILYAYGNSGSGAAEYIPAGGTADIIEKTIDMIVTFGQAQNVSAVINSSLVYVTHEELAEALEGLDPDIPGASLTQPGIVQLSNATNGTRENVAPTEKALKAAYDRGSEGVTAAAAAQAKANAAETPAGAQAKANTAEANAKNYTDTRPWQKHRVSADDGAAIDISGQNLNNILLTGFYKGNGMINAPALSSGWGYVEVIRHTDTWVLQKVYDLHADRFYMRRRTDPGWTAWTQDLFQSVANGKQAIATAISGKGIAASGSDEFAVLANKISQIQTSSYQRTYYDWSSGTLPVQRGVMKYTTLADLGVVKGVLSVMSYTTGTHPDSTYSAMARTWVTTGAYTNDTVTAGFSLTNSLGQVQSLATLTDNEPYTYKRAELYLLSLHVDIPNRKYTIVTYNYQSERYNLSTNLFTPEFNLTVPLSLKTVSYTNSSAAKDAEGDGRIKGFVTIT; this is encoded by the coding sequence ATGGGCGCGTTTGGCGGATTAATTCAAACAAATAAAGGCCGGAACCTCCAGGCCAAGGCGGAAACCGGAACGCAGCTGAAATTTACAAGGATGGGGATCGGAGACGGGCAGCTTAGCGGCCAATCCATTCCCTCCATGAATCGGTTGATTAGCGAGAAGAAATCTCTCCCAATCACTAGGTTGAAGACGCAGCTTCCAGCTCAGGCAATTGTCGGGGCGGTGTTGTCTAATCAGGATGTAACTACAGGGTTTCATTTTCGGGAGATGGGGATATTTGCGGAAGATCCAGATGAGGGAGAAATCCTTTATGCCTACGGGAATTCCGGAAGCGGAGCAGCGGAGTACATTCCAGCAGGAGGCACGGCAGACATCATTGAGAAAACAATCGATATGATTGTTACGTTCGGACAGGCTCAGAACGTATCGGCGGTTATTAATAGTTCCCTGGTGTATGTAACCCATGAAGAGTTGGCCGAGGCTTTGGAAGGGTTGGACCCGGATATCCCGGGGGCGTCGCTCACACAACCGGGTATCGTACAGTTGTCCAATGCAACGAACGGGACGAGGGAGAATGTGGCGCCAACTGAAAAGGCACTCAAGGCGGCATATGACCGGGGGAGCGAAGGGGTGACAGCAGCGGCAGCTGCACAGGCGAAGGCGAATGCTGCAGAAACACCAGCGGGCGCACAGGCGAAAGCGAACACAGCCGAGGCAAATGCGAAAAACTACACGGACACAAGACCTTGGCAAAAACATAGAGTGTCTGCTGATGATGGGGCAGCAATTGATATATCTGGCCAGAATTTGAACAATATCCTGCTGACTGGGTTTTATAAAGGAAACGGCATGATCAATGCCCCTGCCTTGTCCAGTGGCTGGGGTTACGTGGAAGTAATCCGACATACCGATACATGGGTCTTACAAAAAGTTTACGATCTTCACGCGGATCGCTTTTACATGCGGAGACGGACAGATCCCGGTTGGACTGCGTGGACCCAAGACCTTTTTCAATCTGTCGCTAACGGGAAACAGGCGATCGCTACCGCCATTAGCGGCAAGGGTATAGCGGCATCAGGTAGCGACGAGTTTGCAGTATTGGCGAATAAGATTTCGCAGATTCAAACGAGCTCATATCAACGGACATATTATGACTGGTCTTCTGGGACACTTCCCGTCCAAAGAGGTGTGATGAAATATACTACCCTTGCAGATTTGGGTGTGGTGAAAGGTGTTTTATCTGTAATGTCATACACAACAGGTACGCATCCCGACTCTACGTACAGTGCAATGGCACGTACATGGGTGACAACCGGTGCTTATACTAATGATACTGTCACAGCAGGATTTTCTTTGACCAATAGTTTGGGACAAGTGCAATCTTTAGCAACACTTACAGATAACGAACCGTACACATATAAGCGTGCCGAACTTTATCTATTATCACTTCACGTGGATATCCCCAACAGAAAGTACACAATTGTGACATACAACTACCAATCAGAAAGATACAATTTATCAACGAATTTATTTACGCCTGAATTTAACTTAACTGTGCCACTATCTCTTAAAACAGTCAGTTATACAAATTCGAGTGCAGCAAAGGATGCTGAAGGTGACGGTCGGATTAAAGGGTTTGTCACAATAACCTAA
- a CDS encoding phage tail protein I produces the protein MTEISQVSMLDLLPPNLKRDPALAAAAKSIDEELRSITAAISKLSRYDRLDELTDAEADELAWEMHVDFYDTSLPLSQKRELVKNAIPFHRRKGTPAAVEELVSILFGEGKVEEWFEYGGDRGYFQVITNNPEVTQERAQEFYRAVESVKRKSAHLERVILSQSEPMNLYFAGVLRMGEKMTVRMV, from the coding sequence ATGACTGAGATTTCACAAGTAAGTATGCTCGATCTCCTGCCTCCAAATCTCAAACGAGATCCAGCGCTAGCGGCAGCAGCTAAATCGATTGATGAAGAACTACGGAGCATTACAGCGGCAATTTCGAAGCTTTCCAGATATGACCGGCTCGATGAATTGACGGACGCTGAAGCTGATGAACTCGCTTGGGAGATGCATGTTGATTTCTATGATACAAGTCTTCCGCTTAGCCAAAAACGCGAGCTGGTGAAAAATGCGATCCCATTCCACCGGCGAAAAGGGACGCCAGCGGCCGTCGAGGAATTGGTGTCGATCCTTTTTGGTGAGGGCAAAGTCGAGGAATGGTTCGAGTACGGCGGAGATCGAGGATACTTCCAGGTCATAACGAACAATCCGGAAGTGACCCAAGAGCGTGCTCAGGAGTTTTATCGAGCGGTTGAGTCAGTCAAGCGAAAAAGTGCGCACCTGGAGCGTGTAATCTTGTCTCAATCCGAACCGATGAATCTCTATTTTGCCGGGGTGCTTCGTATGGGCGAGAAAATGACAGTAAGGATGGTGTAA
- a CDS encoding LysM peptidoglycan-binding domain-containing protein, whose product MLKYSTYRSIYENVPVVTEQSSKTWGIYLKSKIASIPLNKLLFTLLIVAIFWTGAYSVFAGGTEKPTGEKQVIVQYGDSLWRIASLHKPADMDTRVYLDSIRRMNGLKGPDIQAGEVLSLPVW is encoded by the coding sequence ATGTTGAAATACAGTACATACCGCAGCATTTATGAGAACGTTCCGGTGGTAACAGAACAATCATCGAAGACTTGGGGCATTTACTTGAAATCGAAGATAGCTTCGATCCCTTTGAATAAACTGTTGTTCACCCTGCTAATTGTGGCCATCTTTTGGACAGGTGCATATTCCGTTTTTGCCGGTGGGACAGAGAAGCCGACTGGAGAGAAGCAGGTGATCGTTCAATATGGCGATAGCTTGTGGCGAATTGCTTCCCTTCACAAACCTGCGGATATGGATACACGCGTATATCTGGATAGCATACGAAGAATGAACGGATTGAAGGGTCCGGACATACAGGCTGGGGAAGTGCTGTCATTGCCGGTTTGGTGA
- a CDS encoding DNA polymerase IV encodes MKSSKRVIMLGDCQSFYASVEKAEHPEYKDRPLVVAGDPERRSGIVLAACPLAKAKGITTAERLGEAVAKCPDLVVIKPRMQRYIDVSMLITDIYKQYTDLVEPYSIDEQFLDVTGSMHLFADTPEEMARIIQTHVQATTGVYTRFGIAETKILAKTACDNYAKKNPSGIYILTKDMLPDTLWKRPVSDMFMAGSRMTRHFTTMGLPTIGHVAQTPLGKLKQMMRRKFGKNSDINAEMYWRIANGIDYSPVRPGTHQVAPKSVGHMMTLPRDYGTIEEIKVVLLELTELVCQRCRALGFMGHVVSVGCMGADFDRPTGFSRQMKMEDPSNITMQVYRWACKLLAEHWDGMPIRRVGISVTQLTPDNEYQMSLFDTGRERQMALERTTDALKQKYGNSIVIRAVSMTAAGQALDRSAKIGGHYK; translated from the coding sequence GTGAAATCATCCAAACGTGTAATCATGCTTGGTGACTGCCAATCCTTTTATGCCTCAGTTGAAAAGGCCGAACACCCTGAATATAAGGATCGGCCTTTGGTAGTCGCAGGAGATCCGGAACGCCGTTCAGGAATTGTATTGGCAGCCTGCCCACTTGCAAAAGCGAAAGGAATCACTACAGCAGAACGACTTGGGGAAGCAGTGGCAAAGTGTCCGGATCTCGTTGTGATTAAGCCGCGGATGCAGCGATACATTGACGTATCCATGCTGATTACGGACATTTACAAGCAGTACACGGACTTGGTTGAGCCGTACAGTATTGATGAGCAATTTCTAGATGTAACCGGCTCGATGCATTTGTTTGCGGACACTCCTGAAGAGATGGCCCGAATTATCCAGACCCACGTTCAGGCAACCACAGGCGTTTATACTCGCTTCGGGATTGCCGAAACCAAGATCCTCGCCAAAACCGCCTGCGACAATTATGCGAAAAAGAATCCATCCGGGATTTACATCTTGACTAAAGACATGCTGCCGGACACGCTGTGGAAACGGCCCGTAAGTGACATGTTTATGGCTGGGAGCAGGATGACGAGACATTTTACTACTATGGGCCTCCCTACGATCGGCCATGTCGCACAGACCCCGTTGGGCAAGCTCAAACAGATGATGCGACGGAAATTCGGCAAGAACTCTGACATTAATGCTGAAATGTATTGGCGGATCGCTAACGGAATCGATTACAGCCCCGTACGACCGGGGACCCACCAGGTCGCCCCTAAATCTGTCGGCCACATGATGACCTTACCGCGGGATTACGGCACCATCGAAGAGATTAAGGTCGTGCTGCTGGAACTCACGGAACTGGTTTGCCAGCGCTGTAGGGCACTTGGTTTCATGGGTCATGTTGTATCGGTCGGGTGTATGGGAGCTGACTTTGATCGCCCCACTGGCTTTTCAAGACAAATGAAGATGGAGGACCCCTCCAACATCACCATGCAAGTATATCGCTGGGCCTGCAAGCTACTGGCAGAGCATTGGGATGGCATGCCGATCCGGAGGGTGGGCATTAGTGTGACGCAGCTCACTCCCGATAACGAATACCAGATGTCTCTATTTGATACTGGCCGCGAGCGTCAAATGGCATTAGAGCGTACAACCGATGCATTGAAACAGAAGTACGGGAACTCAATCGTGATTCGAGCTGTCTCTATGACGGCAGCTGGGCAGGCACTCGATCGATCGGCTAAGATAGGGGGACATTATAAATGA
- a CDS encoding DUF6414 family protein gives MKEIIYLNTDFINSFMAQKYKGLPLSNITEHMQQDTQTNSDVAKKSGTNDIQGEASTGGVDIPFIISSPSGKIIYKYSGNKQYEEAVSLTQTDAGKEIVSKQLHDNALDDYEEYLVEKQLLNIITDSTNIEEQIGNYVKITSHFSLFDLEYIRNLTDPDSMKNLIRIASNTANSNQNSGKQNSKQQNSQLEQGIKAVEVVMKYLSSILPTKLYLKQGNYIAPLKSDYLRESSQELNFKYGEGSGIKVTLIGRVTKIFESFETNIFEEQGNFADLSSSIHGIVELILSQMKSIKKGDAIVSPVAIYFE, from the coding sequence TTGAAAGAAATAATCTATCTTAACACAGATTTCATCAATTCTTTTATGGCGCAAAAATACAAAGGATTACCATTATCAAACATCACTGAACATATGCAACAAGATACCCAAACAAATAGTGATGTTGCCAAGAAATCTGGTACAAATGATATCCAGGGAGAAGCCAGCACTGGGGGCGTGGACATTCCATTTATAATTTCTTCACCGAGTGGAAAAATAATTTATAAATACAGTGGGAATAAACAATATGAGGAAGCAGTATCTTTAACACAAACTGACGCTGGCAAAGAAATTGTTTCTAAACAACTTCATGATAATGCTCTAGATGATTATGAAGAATATTTAGTTGAAAAACAACTACTGAATATTATAACTGATTCTACAAATATAGAAGAGCAAATAGGGAATTATGTTAAGATAACATCCCACTTCAGTTTGTTTGACTTAGAGTATATTAGAAACCTTACAGACCCAGATTCAATGAAGAATTTAATCCGAATCGCCAGCAACACAGCGAATTCAAATCAAAATTCAGGCAAACAGAATTCCAAACAACAGAACTCTCAACTCGAACAAGGGATTAAAGCCGTGGAAGTAGTAATGAAATATTTATCTTCTATACTTCCAACAAAACTTTATCTTAAACAAGGTAATTATATAGCGCCATTAAAATCTGATTATCTAAGGGAAAGTAGCCAAGAACTAAATTTCAAGTATGGAGAAGGTTCTGGTATTAAAGTTACTTTAATAGGGAGGGTTACAAAAATATTCGAATCGTTTGAAACTAATATTTTCGAGGAACAAGGAAATTTTGCGGATTTATCTAGCAGTATCCATGGAATAGTGGAACTAATTCTTAGTCAAATGAAGTCAATAAAAAAAGGAGACGCAATTGTATCCCCTGTTGCTATCTATTTCGAATAA
- the lexA gene encoding transcriptional repressor LexA, with translation MSKISSRQLAILEFIRNEVRSKGYPPSVREIGEAVGLASSSTVHGHLDRLEKKGLIRRDPTKPRAIELLGQEESESANLFTHTIARVPVVGKVTAGVPITAMENIEDYFPLPQHYVGDDKVFMLSVVGDSMIEAGIHSGDYVIVRQQQTADNGDIVVAMTEEDEATVKTFYKEKDHVRLQPENPTYEPLRLNHVTILGKVIGLFRDVH, from the coding sequence ATGTCGAAAATATCCAGCCGCCAGCTGGCGATCTTAGAGTTTATCCGCAACGAAGTTCGTAGCAAGGGTTACCCGCCTTCTGTCCGGGAAATCGGCGAGGCTGTCGGACTAGCTTCCAGTTCTACGGTCCATGGTCATCTGGACCGTTTGGAGAAGAAAGGCCTGATCCGCCGTGACCCTACGAAACCAAGAGCGATCGAGCTGCTTGGCCAAGAAGAATCCGAGAGCGCGAATCTGTTTACGCACACCATTGCCAGAGTGCCTGTCGTCGGGAAAGTCACAGCAGGTGTGCCGATTACGGCCATGGAGAACATTGAAGACTATTTCCCGCTCCCGCAGCATTACGTGGGCGACGATAAGGTGTTCATGTTGTCCGTAGTCGGCGACAGTATGATTGAAGCCGGTATTCACAGCGGTGACTACGTCATCGTTCGCCAGCAGCAAACCGCGGACAATGGTGACATTGTCGTAGCAATGACAGAAGAAGATGAAGCAACCGTGAAGACCTTCTATAAGGAGAAGGACCATGTACGATTGCAGCCGGAGAATCCTACCTATGAGCCGCTGCGCTTGAACCATGTTACGATTCTCGGGAAAGTGATCGGTCTCTTCAGGGACGTACACTAA
- a CDS encoding DUF4062 domain-containing protein yields MSFSAEVLRVFIASPSDVSAERNEITNAIFEWNHSFAETLNVVLLPARWERDVVPAYRGSDPQQIINEQITSKCDIVIGVFWSKLGTPTEGFVSGTLEEIDLFIKSGKEVLVYFVDKPVPRSGINYDELRRVDEYKAEYQQKGIYAKYDSLSIKEHLYKKVLDYKKKVGDERQQNDVGVEPGAVETKKASELMTVPVFHSNPEVVKVKEFWESRVSEIEKGNTVVPLVEDLTTYLSVHVVPHNNYSLSIKDMDQTVVKLRPLYTTGWDHLINIDGLMTYAKWPNYNHPHSYVQFYKSGGIESVDNGLLRSVDSRKKIPVYKLQRDIIDRVFYYLTAQKDVGVEAPVSVFISLVNIKGYTLAISPDFFNHNFAEVYNRDNLHLPEVVISDMAVSQDELYQMFRSSFDTLWNAFGFAQSRYEN; encoded by the coding sequence TTGAGTTTTTCCGCTGAAGTGTTACGTGTTTTTATAGCATCCCCCTCTGATGTATCCGCTGAACGTAATGAAATAACAAATGCAATTTTTGAATGGAATCATTCATTTGCTGAAACATTAAATGTAGTACTCCTACCTGCAAGATGGGAACGTGATGTGGTTCCGGCCTACAGAGGAAGTGATCCTCAACAGATTATAAATGAACAAATTACGTCTAAATGTGACATAGTTATTGGCGTCTTCTGGAGTAAATTGGGGACACCAACAGAAGGTTTTGTTTCAGGGACATTAGAAGAGATTGATCTATTTATTAAGTCTGGAAAAGAAGTTCTTGTTTATTTTGTTGATAAACCCGTACCACGTAGTGGTATTAATTACGATGAATTGAGAAGAGTTGATGAATATAAAGCTGAGTATCAACAAAAAGGGATATATGCTAAATATGATTCCCTGAGTATTAAAGAGCACCTTTATAAAAAAGTGTTAGACTACAAAAAAAAAGTAGGAGATGAGAGACAACAAAATGACGTAGGGGTTGAACCAGGTGCTGTTGAAACAAAAAAGGCAAGTGAATTGATGACTGTTCCTGTTTTTCATTCTAATCCAGAAGTTGTTAAAGTGAAGGAGTTCTGGGAATCTAGGGTTTCAGAGATCGAAAAAGGAAACACAGTTGTTCCTTTAGTGGAGGATTTAACAACATATTTAAGTGTCCATGTGGTACCTCACAACAATTACTCGTTGTCTATAAAGGATATGGATCAAACTGTAGTTAAACTTAGACCCCTCTATACTACTGGTTGGGATCATCTAATCAATATAGATGGTCTTATGACATATGCGAAGTGGCCAAATTATAATCATCCTCACTCTTATGTTCAGTTTTATAAATCAGGAGGTATTGAGTCAGTAGACAACGGACTCTTAAGATCGGTAGACTCGCGAAAAAAGATACCGGTATACAAATTGCAGAGAGACATAATAGATCGTGTGTTTTATTATTTAACCGCTCAAAAAGATGTCGGAGTTGAAGCGCCAGTATCTGTATTTATTTCATTGGTGAACATCAAAGGATATACACTTGCGATAAGTCCAGATTTTTTCAATCATAATTTTGCTGAAGTTTATAACAGGGATAATCTACACCTTCCTGAAGTAGTGATATCTGATATGGCAGTGAGTCAAGATGAGTTGTATCAAATGTTTAGATCTTCATTTGATACTTTATGGAACGCCTTTGGATTTGCACAGTCGAGGTATGAGAACTAA
- a CDS encoding helix-turn-helix domain-containing protein, whose protein sequence is MFKLKLDKILFEKRMNANQLSELTGIRYPTILDMVKNKSKAWSPDNLDKVYKALELSSVTELIEYVNEEATEA, encoded by the coding sequence ATGTTCAAGCTCAAGCTGGACAAAATACTATTTGAAAAGAGAATGAATGCGAATCAATTATCTGAATTGACCGGAATCCGCTATCCTACAATACTGGATATGGTCAAGAACAAATCAAAAGCATGGTCTCCTGATAATTTGGACAAGGTATACAAGGCGCTGGAATTAAGCAGCGTTACTGAATTAATTGAATATGTGAATGAAGAAGCCACCGAGGCATAG
- a CDS encoding YolD-like family protein, translating into MTTSRKKLEGNGLWESSRMMLPEHKETIIRRQLEEGRKYKPVLDPQEMELIEQALAESFHMHRTIKLRLFDEYEDQELTGTVSTIHTYRREIKLATGAGEWEWIKIDDIVSAN; encoded by the coding sequence ATGACGACGTCACGTAAAAAGCTTGAGGGTAACGGTCTATGGGAGTCTAGCCGGATGATGCTTCCGGAACATAAAGAAACAATCATCCGCCGGCAGCTCGAAGAGGGAAGGAAGTATAAGCCGGTTCTTGATCCGCAGGAAATGGAATTGATTGAACAGGCGCTGGCCGAATCATTTCATATGCACCGTACAATCAAATTGCGTTTATTCGATGAATATGAGGACCAGGAACTGACCGGCACAGTATCCACAATTCATACGTATCGACGGGAAATCAAGCTTGCGACCGGTGCAGGCGAATGGGAATGGATCAAGATCGATGACATTGTTTCGGCAAATTGA
- a CDS encoding Ltp family lipoprotein, translating into MKKPLYKKWWFWVLIVIVVGVIGNLGNSEEPKQAAPDKEVIAEPDTTAKNDEQTSVKEDVKEEAPKEEPKEELKEEPKEEPKEDNVPREHKSALKKAEQYAEAMSMSKAGIYDQLTSEYGENFPKEAAQYAIDNIVFDWKENALIKAQQYAESMNMSDDAIYDQLISEYGEKFTKEEAQYAIDNLE; encoded by the coding sequence TTGAAAAAGCCGCTTTATAAGAAATGGTGGTTCTGGGTACTTATTGTTATTGTGGTTGGAGTCATAGGCAATCTTGGGAATTCAGAAGAACCAAAACAAGCAGCGCCGGACAAGGAAGTAATTGCAGAGCCTGATACCACGGCGAAAAATGATGAACAAACTAGTGTCAAAGAGGATGTTAAAGAAGAGGCGCCAAAAGAAGAGCCGAAAGAGGAACTAAAAGAAGAACCAAAAGAAGAACCGAAAGAAGATAATGTCCCTAGGGAACATAAATCGGCATTAAAAAAAGCGGAACAGTATGCGGAAGCTATGAGTATGTCAAAGGCAGGCATTTACGATCAATTGACTTCAGAATATGGAGAGAATTTCCCTAAGGAAGCCGCTCAATATGCTATCGATAACATTGTATTCGATTGGAAAGAAAATGCATTAATAAAAGCGCAACAGTATGCAGAATCTATGAATATGTCAGATGATGCTATTTACGATCAATTGATTTCTGAATACGGTGAAAAATTTACTAAGGAAGAAGCGCAATACGCGATAGATAATTTAGAATAA
- a CDS encoding DUF896 domain-containing protein: MDIDTLVERINVLARKKKNEGLTEEELKERAELREIYLNNIRSNFRQQLESIEWVDENEQKGGPRLKH, encoded by the coding sequence ATGGACATCGATACTTTGGTAGAACGCATCAATGTATTAGCAAGAAAGAAGAAGAATGAAGGGTTGACCGAGGAGGAGCTCAAAGAGCGGGCCGAGCTTCGGGAAATATACCTTAACAATATTCGCAGTAACTTTAGACAACAGCTGGAATCGATTGAATGGGTTGATGAAAACGAACAAAAAGGCGGCCCGCGATTAAAGCACTAG
- a CDS encoding XkdX family protein, which produces MWYPIIKRYYDSQHPLYNEDSLKTFVVAKMITPEEYKQITNVDYAA; this is translated from the coding sequence ATGTGGTATCCAATCATCAAGCGTTATTACGATAGCCAGCATCCTTTATATAACGAAGACAGTCTGAAAACCTTTGTAGTTGCAAAGATGATCACTCCAGAAGAATACAAGCAAATCACAAACGTTGATTATGCAGCATAA
- a CDS encoding peptidoglycan recognition protein family protein, with the protein MKMVDLRGKLPIHKTKRYSTRKLTDIRSIAIHHSLTLTGSPEAFATYHVNTNGWPGIAYAFVVQRDGTVYKCWDPEKVTYHVGNSNKHALGICMVGDFRTQQPTPEQYQATLELVRQIRKVIPSAQQIKGHSEYPGYSWKACPVIDMEKFRDDVDGKTIERDDSMNASEKAAFEALVRKVASLENSKNVLKKGLQEQGSTIKKQSARIAELEKLHFMEAPSWAKSAVNEAMAAGLISSPSGGSYDFYRLLTVLQRGGMIIKRGDV; encoded by the coding sequence ATGAAAATGGTCGATCTTCGGGGGAAACTCCCGATTCACAAGACAAAGCGGTATAGTACCCGGAAACTGACGGACATCCGTTCGATTGCCATTCATCACTCGCTTACATTAACGGGGTCACCTGAAGCCTTCGCGACTTATCATGTTAACACCAATGGATGGCCGGGCATCGCCTATGCTTTTGTGGTCCAGCGTGACGGCACCGTGTACAAGTGTTGGGACCCTGAAAAGGTCACTTATCACGTTGGAAACAGTAATAAGCACGCTCTTGGAATTTGTATGGTCGGAGACTTCCGGACACAGCAGCCGACGCCAGAGCAGTACCAGGCGACGCTTGAGCTTGTACGACAGATCCGGAAGGTCATTCCTTCCGCTCAGCAGATCAAAGGTCACAGCGAATATCCAGGCTATTCATGGAAGGCATGCCCCGTCATTGACATGGAAAAGTTCCGGGATGACGTGGACGGCAAAACAATCGAAAGGGATGATAGCATGAATGCATCTGAAAAAGCTGCATTTGAGGCATTGGTACGGAAAGTTGCCAGTTTAGAGAACAGTAAAAACGTTCTGAAGAAAGGGTTGCAAGAACAAGGCTCTACCATCAAAAAACAATCGGCCCGCATAGCAGAGCTTGAAAAACTGCACTTCATGGAGGCTCCTTCATGGGCTAAATCAGCAGTTAATGAAGCTATGGCAGCTGGCTTGATCAGCTCGCCAAGTGGGGGAAGTTATGACTTTTATCGATTGCTGACGGTCCTTCAGCGCGGCGGGATGATCATTAAGAGAGGGGATGTTTAA
- a CDS encoding holin, whose product MKNEVLTSVLTFATTLAVIVLALVQFVKKTINMPSNVVPWIGLGIGVLVGAAAYPFTDLDLTLRLWAGGFAGLSATGFFELVFSDRKGTTK is encoded by the coding sequence ATGAAAAACGAAGTATTAACATCAGTTTTGACCTTTGCCACGACATTAGCCGTTATTGTATTGGCTTTAGTGCAATTTGTTAAGAAAACAATCAATATGCCTTCCAATGTTGTACCATGGATTGGCTTAGGTATTGGCGTTTTAGTAGGCGCTGCTGCCTACCCATTTACTGATCTCGACCTGACTTTACGCCTTTGGGCTGGTGGTTTTGCCGGATTATCTGCAACCGGCTTTTTTGAATTAGTTTTTAGTGATCGAAAAGGGACAACAAAATAA
- a CDS encoding phage holin family protein has translation MGEWSSIIKTISTALGALAGYMFGGWNMLMNLLLWLVVLDWLTGWAAAWIKGELKSRKGYHGIARKVAIFGLVVISHFIDVILGGQQYFQNAVVFFYLANELLSIIENVGRMGVPVPKIFRKAIEEFNEISGEKDDGNENGRSSGETPDSQDKAV, from the coding sequence ATGGGGGAATGGTCTTCAATAATTAAAACCATATCCACAGCTTTGGGGGCACTGGCCGGGTATATGTTTGGAGGTTGGAACATGTTAATGAACTTGCTTCTATGGCTTGTCGTCCTCGATTGGTTAACCGGTTGGGCGGCCGCATGGATAAAAGGAGAGCTCAAAAGCAGAAAGGGATATCATGGAATTGCACGTAAGGTTGCGATTTTCGGGCTTGTTGTGATCTCACATTTCATCGATGTCATATTAGGAGGGCAACAGTATTTTCAAAATGCTGTGGTCTTTTTTTATTTGGCGAATGAGTTGTTATCGATAATCGAAAATGTGGGTCGCATGGGTGTGCCGGTCCCAAAGATATTCAGAAAGGCAATCGAGGAATTTAATGAAATAAGTGGGGAGAAGGATGACGGTAATGAAAATGGTCGATCTTCGGGGGAAACTCCCGATTCACAAGACAAAGCGGTATAG